The genomic stretch TACATATTTTTTGAACCATACTAGTGAGATACTTGTAATAGTTTTTTCCATTTTTAGATCCATGAGTAACTCTACCCGTAAGATATCGTGTAGTGACAATAGAAATGGAGTCACCCTAGCTAGCCGCAACAGCTAGCACGCAAGGGTAGGCACTAGGTAGGAGAATCGATCCGGCTTCAAGCGCATGCATGAAGGGAGCAGCGCTACAGCAGGAGGGTGGGCTCCCCACATGTGACCAGCAAAATCATGCGAGCGTATGAAATACAACGATGGGTCCATGCGTGATAGGATGGAAGTGTTGTTTCCTAGTTCGAACGGTGAGCACATCGGACGGCACGTGCGACCGATTTTCCCTTCCAGATCAGTCGGCCGACGGCTAGCACGGCCACTTTTGAAAACGGAACAAAACAAACaaagttttattttaaaaacatttaaaataattttatttgttagaTAGGTTTGGTGTTAGTGTTTTGTTAAAAGAAAGATAACAAGAGATTTTATACAGaacccatatgagagggaaaaacaaaatagttagggtttataaaataattttatttcataaaaacatggatgatatgatgcatgatgtcatgacggtgcacaaaagaaaaataacaaataaaatCTAATAGGGGCATTTTCCAGGGCGGTTACAATAAATTAATTTACATGTTTGGATTAGTGTGTGAAACTAATTATGTGTTGGAACGTTATAATATTGTTTGAATTATGGTTTAAAACTATATAAAATATTGTAACTTgataaaaaatctaaaaaaatgggGCCGATTGTATTTGCTTCACCGGGGTGGGACACCATTTCATATATCAAGGAAGGTATAGCCGGCGCCCCCAATAGTGTTGTGGCAGTGCACCCACTAATACCTATTTAGGGATCACCGGTGAAGATGCTCATAGTCCCACCTTGGCGCGCCAGAGATATATTGACCGTCTTAAATACCCAATACCCGCCTCGCCCACTTAGTGGATGCACCTCATGTTAGTGGTTTGACCTAGGAGTAGTGTTCCTGGAGGACCGACCTCTCCACGCCTAGACTAATTGGCATTGGCTAGGATTGGCCCAACACGTCCACTTGTGAACTATATGAAAGTGGGGCATCGTCCGAGCCCTAGGGAGGAGGATCCCGATGTAGGGGGCCCTCGCCTAGGTAGTACATTTATATAAGTTGAAATTCAGATTTTTAGACTTCTTAAAAAATATAAAAGACCCATGTGTAGCCCATCTTGTTCACCACGCGCGGGAGAACACAACAAGCAATCGCGAATCAATCATCCGCCCGTTGTCTCTGTATATAGCCAAAAATTATCGTTGGGGTCATTCGTCGCTCCAGGTGACTCATCTCCTCCTAGCCCAGCTCCCAAAATTTTAGAATGGCGCCGCTGCCACCGTTTCTTTTCGGGGCTGCCACAGGACCCTGGTAGCCATTAACCCACTTCAATTCAAAATGCATGGTTCTTCACATTCCCCATCAAAACGTGGCATGGTCTTTGTTGGATATGAGAGGCCCAACATAAAGGACGAAATTAAATCACTTATACATTTGCTATTTCATCGTAGAGAGCCAGAATGCAGATATTATACTGATAAATAATATCTGAATTTCGACTTATATATTTCGCTTgacaaagaaaaataaatattgcGTGCTGTGCTATATTATGTACTGAATATTTTTCAAATAGTGTGTTTTGGACCCTTGTTGTCATTTTGCACTTGGGTGGACCGGCTGTGTTAGACTTCGGTCGTACGTATTTCTCTACTTCGCCTCCTTGTTTGATTATTTTTTCCGCCTGTTTCTCATGAAACGTGCGTACTACGTACTAAGAAAACGTCATTGTGAATAGCGGATGGCTGCATTACTAGCTACTAGTAGCTCctcctatttcaaaaaaaaaaaaaaaaaaatactagtaGCTCCTCCCATAGCTAGGCTCCATATTAGGCAGTCACGTACTGATCTCACCTTTCATAATCACTGCAACTCCAACAGAGAAGGTAGAAAGAGATACTAACCAGCACATACCCGAACAACGAAAAACATAATAAATAAATTATGACAAAAGATACTCGTAGATAGCGATTACATGATTACTTTCTCACTTGGTTGCTGCACTAACTACGCATTTGCACTAGTAGAATCATGCATGGAGCCCTTTATTAGGAGCCTACTAAAAACATagaaatgaagtgaacttgaCTGATGTGGAATAATGAAGTGAAGAGACTAAAAACGAGTGTTTGGACTCCGGTTCTAGCTTGTCCAAGAAAGGATATTTAAGGATATCCACCGGTACCAGATCCAGATCCGGTGCCTGAGCCGCCGCCTGTCCCGCCGTTGTCGCTGCTacctgcgccgccaccgccacctccaccgattCCAGTGGCATAGCCTGAACCATCAGTGCCAGAGCTACCAGTCTGTCCAGCTCCGACGCCAGAACCAGACCCAACTCCAACGCTTGGACCTTGAGCGACACCTTCAACGATGCCACCACCGTTGCCGCTACCCTCTCCACTAGCATTGCCTGAAGTCTCGTCGCTGCCGGCCTGTCCAGCTCCTTTGCCGTTACCACCTCCATTTCCATtagtgccgccgccgccaccatcaccactACCGCCAGCATCGGAGTAGCTGACACCACCAGCAGCAGGAGCCGGCGCTTTTGCTACGCCACTCTCACCGTATCCTTTACCGCTGCCCTCTCCAGATCCTTTTCCACTAGACCCATCAGCACCGGCACCTTGGCCACCACCCGCACCATCACCTTTAGCACTAGCATACCCATCGCCGCTAGGGGCTGATGCCGTGCCACTCGCACCGGTGCCGGTGCCAGAGCCATACCCGTTGCCGGATCCGGCTCCACCCTGTGAGCCACCAccagcacctcctcctcctcctccaccagctCCCTTGGCATAGTTATACTTGTTACTCCAATCCCCACCGTTCTCCCCATATCCTGTGGCACCACCTTGTCCGGACCCTTCGCCCCATCCAGTCGCACCGGCTAcaccaccaccgcctccgccacccccgcctcctcctgaGGCGGAGGACGAGCTAGCGAGCATACGTGAAGCATTGGTGAAGCCAATGCTCACGAGGACCACAAAGCCAAGAGCTGCAAGCTTAGTGCTAGCGGCCATGGTGAGTGGGCTCGGTGGAGTGTGAGATGAGTTGGATGCTTAGCAGGGAGGGTTCCGTGGGTATATATAGTGGTCGGAGCTAGGTCTTGCATGCTGCGATATCTTgcacgccgcgcgcgcgcgcttgGCCATTGGGCTGTGGATTGAGTGGGGGATTCGATGGGAAGCTCTCTAATCACGGGTGTAGCATTGACTTGCACAGTTGCACTGCTGGCATCGATCTAGCAGCTAGACGGCATTAATTTCTTGAGTTAAGTAAGAAAATCTCTCCATATCTTAATTCAGTCGGTAGTTAATTGATTGGAAGCGGTCAACTGCTTGTTTCTCTCAAAGCCTAGCTAATTAGCTAGAGATTCCATCTCCTGACACAGATATACATTTTTTGGGCAGTAACCTGACATAGGCTGATTAATTGTAAGTTCTCCTCACATGATAGAGCGTGCCTTCTACTACTCGATACCGTGACCTAATGATCGATAGCACACAGGCGCCTGCATGCACATGAAGCCCAGGATACCATAGATCGATCTGGGCGGTTTAGATCGCGAGATTT from Lolium rigidum isolate FL_2022 chromosome 4, APGP_CSIRO_Lrig_0.1, whole genome shotgun sequence encodes the following:
- the LOC124647429 gene encoding glycine-rich cell wall structural protein 2-like, coding for MAASTKLAALGFVVLVSIGFTNASRMLASSSSASGGGGGGGGGGGVAGATGWGEGSGQGGATGYGENGGDWSNKYNYAKGAGGGGGGGAGGGSQGGAGSGNGYGSGTGTGASGTASAPSGDGYASAKGDGAGGGQGAGADGSSGKGSGEGSGKGYGESGVAKAPAPAAGGVSYSDAGGSGDGGGGGTNGNGGGNGKGAGQAGSDETSGNASGEGSGNGGGIVEGVAQGPSVGVGSGSGVGAGQTGSSGTDGSGYATGIGGGGGGGAGSSDNGGTGGGSGTGSGSGTGGYP